A stretch of Argiope bruennichi chromosome 10, qqArgBrue1.1, whole genome shotgun sequence DNA encodes these proteins:
- the LOC129989367 gene encoding uncharacterized protein LOC129989367, producing the protein MLCSAKFMNLDTSVDLALKILNCSKYSDTSSVDALNLFHYKPESSYFLEDPKCDLRNTICDLYKRNIDASVASLLNPFVHAAFAPVKVVKGNNVCCRCDKTFTVRICQYRIVPPNCVQFARKIVGKKFTDHPSVNHLNLIDYADKVYDFFPSVDTRFYNKDIYGLYLPLIVKDIKHLHEKSLPTILPKFITALKLLDMEEISAVSLNFYFLIIDTILEKRYDQPNLLVKIWKSALMSDRFMVCVFERITDHLPDRSTEKLKWVLIMANFLQFDFYGAWVRGHKLRNFSNCPISSTMISGNFKEMKTLLDNGFLKNSKFLSSYHVLLRCLSRLDSHLARPLERSPIGRMPIVREVLIFLIVRYLQRDDKMRAELDKCFYLLWSSIPDPTVTKQQLEEEKRLLFQRAPENLPTAALKFEMEVIVNTYDHMLFGTDKTPRTLSHLCRCFIRRSLTLAGTLPHGVIQLRIPKNLQSYLLLTIPEDF; encoded by the exons ATGTTGTGCAGTGCAAAATTTATGAACTTAGATACGTCTGTAGATTTAGCTCTTAAAATACTAAATTGTTCTAAATATTCTGATACTTCAAGTGTAGATgctcttaatttatttcattacaaaccCGAAAGTAGTTATTTTCTTGAGGATCCCAAATGCGATCTTAGAAACACCATCTGTGATTTATACAAACGAAATATTGATGCCAGTGTTGCAAGTTTACTCAATCCATTTGTTCATGCTGCATTTGCTCCTGTTAAAGTTGTGAAAGGAAATAATGTTTGTTGTAGATGTGACAAAACTTTTACTGTACGGATCTGCCAGTATCGAATTGTACCTCCTAATTGTGTACAGTTCGCAAGAAAAATTGTTGGGAAAAAATTTACTGATCATCCGTCTGTAAATCATCTAAATCTCATAGACTATGCTGATaaagtttatgatttttttccgaGCGTAGATACAAGGTTTTACAACAAAGATATTTATGGATTATATCTTCCTCTTATTGTGAAAGATATTAAACATTTACATGAAAAATCGCTACCTACAATATTGCCAAAATTTATCACTGCATTGAAGTTGCTGGACATGGAAGAAATTTCTGCAgtttcactaaatttttattttcttatcattgaTACCATCCTAGAAAAAAGGTATGACCAACCTAATTTATTAGTGAAAATATGGAAATCTGCATTGATGTCTGACCGATTCATGGTATGTGTTTTTGAGAGGATAACTGATCATCTTCCTGATAGAAGCACTGAAAAATTAAAGTGGGTGCTTATCATGGCCAATTTTCTACAGTTTGATTTTTATGGTGCATGGGTACGAGGACATAAGTTGCGTAACTTTTCTAACTGTCCAATATCATCCACTATGATATcaggaaattttaaagaaatgaaaactctTTTAGATAATGGCTTTCTGAAGAATTCTAAGTTCCTTTCAAGCTACCATGTTCTTTTAAGGTGTCT gTCACGTCTTGATAGTCACCTTGCTCGTCCTTTAGAACGATCTCCAATAGGTCGAATGCCTATTGTGCGTGAAGTGTTGATATTTCTTATTGTTAGGTATCTTCAGAGAGATGATAAAATGCGTGCAGAGCTAGATAAATGCTTCTATCTTCTTTGGTCTTCAATTCCTGATCCAACAGTCACAAAACAACAACTTGAAGAGGAAAAAAGACTTTTGTTCCAAAGAGCCCCAGAGAATCTACCAACAGCtgcattgaaatttgaaatggagGTGATTGTGAATACGTATGATCATATGCTTTTTGGAACAGATAAAACTCCCCGTACTCTTTCTCATTTATGCAGATGTTTTATTCGAAGATCATTAACACTTGCAGGTACTCTTCCTCATGGTGTAATACAACTTCGGATTCCCAAGAATCTCCAATCTTATTTGCTTCTTACAATTCCTGAAGACTTCTAA